The following coding sequences are from one Panicum hallii strain FIL2 chromosome 5, PHallii_v3.1, whole genome shotgun sequence window:
- the LOC112895851 gene encoding probable metal-nicotianamine transporter YSL18, with amino-acid sequence MESIGDPREGPSTERVFEVKTIPPWPEQVTARAVAVSLALGVALSGVMMNLVFTSGIIPSLNIFAALLGFFLLKAWTGLLGQIGVPHRPFTRQENAVVQTCVVACASMTYSGGFGSYLLGMDRKTADETSTANIPGSNISEPTLARTMAFFFLVSFVGLLVIVPMRKTMIIRHRLTFPSGSATAHLINSFHSPHGVVQAKKQMTLVVQSCLGSLLWSIFQWFYTGGPSCGFTAFPTFGLTAFNRGFYINMNGTYVGVGMISPYLINISMLVGSIISWGFMWPYLLSKKGEWYEANLQETSLKGLNGYKVFGAIAMILGDGILQLIVISLRTIHTMRHHQVAAAETMRSFSDVDATPRPVLSFDDRRRTQVFLREHIPSTFAIGGYVVLAALSSVAVPLIYRQVRFYHVAAAYAFAPLLAFCNAYGTGVAETNFSAQYNKLVILLFASWIGARNGGIVGSLVICGVVSSVVSTASDFMSDFKTGYLTLTSPRATFVSQVIGTALGCVVNPIVFNVFHHFYESSPNKGYEAPLAKVYRAIAVLGAGDHELPKHCLAISVAFFGLALAVSAVRELAVHNRWSAQHYIPSVTGMAISFLLVPAVSIDMCVGSLILFAWSRADKEGAQVFAPVFASGLICGDGLFSIPYALLTRYDVTPPMCVKFISRVQNKMLDDYMSKASR; translated from the exons atgGAGTCGATCGGCGACCCGCGGGAGGGCCCGTCGACGGAGCGCGTGTTCGAGGTGAAGACCATCCCGCCGTGGCCGGAGCAGGTGACGGCGCGCGCCGTGGCGGTGAGCCTGGCGCTGGGCGTGGCGCTCAGCGGCGTCATGATGAACCTCGTGTTCACGTCGGGGATCATCCCGTCGCTCAACATCTTCGCGGCGCTGCTGGGGTTCTTCCTCCTCAAGGCGTGGACGGGCCTGCTCGGCCAGATCGGCGTGCCGCACCGCCCCTTCACCCGCCAGGAGAATGCCGTCGTCCAGACCTGCGTCGTCGCCTGCGCCAGCATGACATACAGCG GCGGATTCGGGTCGTACCTGCTCGGGATGGACCGGAAGACGGCGGATGAGACGTCCACCGCGAACATCCCCGGATCGAACATCAGCGAGCCGACGCTCGCCCGGACGAtggccttcttcttcctcgtcaGCTTCGTCGGCCTCCTCGTCATCGTCCCCATGAGGAAG ACTATGATCATCCGCCACCGGCTCACGTTCCCGAGCGGCTCGGCCACGGCGCACCTCATCAACAGCTTCCACAGCCCCCATGGTGTCGTGCAGGCCAA GAAGCAGATGACGCTCGTCGTCCAGTCGTGCCTGGGCAGCTTGCTCTGGTCCATCTTCCAGTGGTTCTACACCGGAGGACCCAGCTGCGGCTTCACCGCCTTCCCGACGTTCGGGCTCACCGCCTTCAATCGCGG ATTCTACATCAACATGAACGGAACCTACGTCGGCGTGGGCATGATCAGCCCCTACCTGATAAACATCTCGATGCTCGTCGGGTCCATCATCTCCTGGGGGTTCATGTGGCCATACCTCCTAAGCAAAAAAGGCGAATGGTACGAGGCCAATCTCCAGGAGACCAGTCTGAAGGGCCTCAACGGCTACAAG GTGTTTGGCGCCATAGCCATGATCCTCGGCGACGGCATCCTCCAGCTCATCGTGATCTCGCTGCGGACCATACACACAATGCGCCACCaccaggtggcggcggcggagacgatGAGGTCCTTCTCCGACGTGGACGCCACGCCGCGGCCGGTGCTCAGCTTCGACGACCGCCGCCGGACGCAGGTGTTCCTGAGGGAGCACATCCCCAGCACCTTCGCCATCGGCGGCTACGTCGTGCTGGCGGCCCTGTCGTCCGTCGCCGTCCCGCTCATCTACAGGCAGGTGCGGTTCTACCACGTGGCGGCGGCGTACGCGTTCGCGCCGCTCCTGGCCTTCTGCAATGCCTACGGCACGGGCGTCGCCGAGACCAACTTCTCGGCGCAGTACAACAAGCTGGTGATCCTGCTGTTCGCGTCGTGGATCGGCGCCAGGAACGGCGGGATCGTCGGGAGCCTCGTCATCTGCGGCGTGGTGTCGTCCGTGGTGTCCACGGCCTCCGACTTCATGTCCGACTTCAAGACGGGGTACCTCACGCTGACCTCGCCGCGGGCCACGTTCGTGAGCCAGGTGATCGGCACCGCGCTGGGCTGCGTCGTCAACCCCATCGTCTTCAACGTGTTCCACCACTTCTACGAGTCGAGCCCCAACAAGGGGTACGAGGCGCCGCTGGCCAAGGTGTACCGCGCCATCGCCGTGCTGGGCGCCGGCGACCACGAGCTGCCCAAGCACTGCCTCGCCATCAGCGTCGCCTTCTTCGGGCTGGCGCTGGCGGTGAGCGCCGTCCGCGAGCTGGCGGTGCACAACAGGTGGTCCGCGCAGCACTACATCCCGAGCGTCACCGGCATGGCCATCTCGTTCCTGCTGGTCCCGGCCGTGTCCATCGACATGTGCGTGGGGAGCCTGATCCTGTTCGCGTGGAGCAGAGCGGACAAGGAGGGCGCGCAGGTGTTCGCGCCGGTGTTCGCGTCCGGGCTCATCTGCGGGGACGGGCTCTTCTCCATCCCCTACGCGCTGCTCACCAGGTACGATGTGACGCCGCCCATGTGCGTCAAGTTCATCAGCAGAGTGCAGAACAAGATGCTGGACGACTACATGAGTAAGGCATCCCGATGA
- the LOC112895278 gene encoding uncharacterized protein LOC112895278, producing MKTEEWIELIKYWCDPKNQEKSAKNKVNRSKVQLHQKTGSRSYIAYRYSLRPKYNNSDPDAVEFFGECMKSSKNGRTPLANEIYERMVAEKDREPEEGEEKKSPTKIVDETLSEISRSSTFLPNIGAPRPSKNAQSSSTAAQARIRAEFEATLQAEREEAARKREELQAQLQAQQDALEENQNLLRQTQEEVRGMTSRFEETNALLRAVLRLQKD from the exons ATGAAGACAGAGGAGTGGATCGAGCTCATAAAGTACTGGTGTGACCCAAAGAATCAG GAGAAATCTGCGAAGAATAAAGTAAACCGATCCAAGGTGCAGCTTCACCAAAAAACTGGTTCTAGGTCCTACATAGCCTATCGATACAGCCTG AGGCCTAAGTACAACAACAGCGATCCAGATGCTGTAGAGTTCTTTGGGGAATGTATGAAAAGTTCCAAAAATGGTCGCACTCCTCTTGCCAATGAAATATAT GAACGGATGGTGGCAGAGAAGGATAGAGAgccagaagaaggagaagaaaaaaaatctccCACCAAGATTGTTGATGAAACTCTTAGCGAGATCAGCCGCTCATCCACATTTCTTCCTAACATTGGTGCCCCTCGACCATCAAAGAATGCTCAGTCCTCATCAACAGCAGCACAAGCACGCATCCGAGCTGAGTTTGAGGCAACCCTCCAAGCTGAAAGAGAGGAAGCTGCTAGGAAGCGGGAAGAGTTGCAGGCACAACTTCAAGCTCAGCAGGACGCACTTGAAGAAAACCAAAACTTGCTGCGGCAGACCCAAGAGGAAGTGAGGGGGATGACTAGCAGGTTTGAGGAGACTAATGCGCTGCTGCGAGCTGTCCTGAGACTTCAGAAAGATTGA
- the LOC112891764 gene encoding uncharacterized protein LOC112891764, producing MDHISIITKRAAERECNADGQPPAPAPLLDSPLPTPRRSCASVDASRLRCRRGASPLRTHVPFSWESSPGVPKNNSACGRDTHKKAPAPMPPPRPPPGRPQPCLARNSYYGNTSEASSDDDDRSFSDALDRISSPERTGSFDRVTSKRFEDIFVGRATSFAKDRARHPAAEAADFSASGRHPRQPRRGSTRRGHDGEDRRWTPRLLNDNVPMQLMQRIRMDAEAEERTPRACGLMVFFPWSAKPAVCAFRGSLAPAANSPSPRSHSRRITTTTTLRDVIKEDNEATGGDLLQPRGEKKRGREDVQPSRGWGVSSLLDTSKKYCTDARKALSKLSIGLGADSGSPRVSSERRGGRLHDGFSSTPATPAKLTPQLKASRN from the coding sequence ATGGATCATATCAGTATCATCACCAAGCGCGCCGCGGAGAGGGAGTGCAATGCCGACGGGCagccgcccgcgccggcgccgctgctCGACTCGCCGCTCCCCACGCCGCGGCGGTCGTGCGCCTCGGTCGACGCGTCCCGCCTGCGCTGCCGCCGCGGCGCGTCGCCGCTACGGACGCATGTGCCGTTCTCCTGGGAGAGCTCCCCCGGCGTGCCCAAGAACAACAGCGCGTGCGGCAGGGATACGCACAAGAAGGCGCCGGCGCCGAtgccgccgccgaggccgccgCCCGGGCGCCCGCAGCCGTGCCTCGCCAGGAACAGCTACTACGGCAACACGAGCGAGGCGagcagcgacgacgacgacaggtCCTTCTCCGACGCGCTGGACAGGATCTCCTCGCCCGAGCGGACCGGCTCGTTCGACCGGGTCACGTCGAAGCGCTTCGAGGACATCTTTGTCGGCCGCGCCACGAGCTTCGCCAAGGACCGGGCCCGCCACCCTGCCGCGGAAGCCGCCGACTTCTCGGCCTCGGGCAGGCATCCAAGGCAGCCGCGTCGGGGCAGCACGCGCCGCGGCCACGACGGAGAGGACCGCCGGTGGACGCCTAGGCTGCTCAACGACAACGTCCCCATGCAGCTGATGCAGCGGATCAGGATGGACGCGGAGGCCGAGGAGAGGACCCCAAGAGCCTGCGGGCTCATGGTGTTCTTCCCCTGGAGCGCAAAGCCAGCGGTGTGCGCGTTCAGGGGGAGCCTCGCGCCGGCGGCCAACTCCCCTTCACCGCGATCCCACAGCCGCAggatcaccaccaccaccacactaCGTGACGTCATAAAGGAAGATAACGAAGCCACCGGCGGCGACTTGCTGCAGCCGCGTGGCGAGAAGAAGAGGGGCCGTGAGGACGTGCAGCCGAGCCGCGGATGGGGCGTGTCGTCGTTGCTGGACACGAGCAAGAAGTACTGCACCGATGCCCGGAAGGCTCTGAGCAAGCTCTCCATCGGGCTCGGAGCGGACAGCGGCAGCCCGAGGGTTAGCAGCGAGAGGAGGGGCGGCAGGCTGCACGACGGTTTCTCATCAACGCCGGCGACGCCCGCGAAGCTGACGCCGCAGCTGAAGGCTAGCAGGAACTGA
- the LOC112894353 gene encoding sorting and assembly machinery component 50 homolog: MAIAADSTFDQAPNPAPDKSVSEAVKAPTHPDIGEPNAEAADEEYEEEEELDGPAAEAAEREKIEAVFQRLSDAPVGIRVHDVIIEGNTKTRDALIEAEVVELIRSAATVQDLVRAAIIANARLRGLEVFDSVHVTLDAGPPELPGTTNVHIEVVEANPIDASVGFFSKPEAKSWSVEGSLRLENIFGYGDIWNASGAYGWDQSSEIGVGVSLPRFRSIPTPLMARASLLSHDWLEFSSYKECLLGLSFGLLSTMHHNLSYKLTWRTLTDPSQMASKSIRKQLGHNLLSAMKYTYTIDQRDSHLRPTKGYAFVSTSQVGGLWGSKGLRFFRQEFDIRGAVPFGFYNAALNAGISAGVVLPLGRGFWGSPSSVPDRFFLGGHSSPVCSLGGLTSLLGFKTRAIGPTEVRRFVPSESVMDDSADSPGQDYLGGDFAVSAFADLSFDLPLKLFRDAGIHGHAFLTAGNLAKLSESEFRNFSFSEFGRAFRSSAGVGIIIPTMLFRVEVNYCCILKQFEHDLGKTGIQFSFSSPM; this comes from the exons ATGGCGATCGCGGCAGATTCTACCTTCGATCAAGCACCAAACCCTGCACCTGACAAGTCCGTCAGCGAAGCCGTGAAGGCACCCACGCACCCTGACATCGGGGAACCCAATGCGGAAGCTGCTGACGAGGAgtatgaggaggaggaggagctggacgGGCCGGCGGCGGAAGCGGCGGAGAGGGAGAAAATTGAAGCGGTGTTCCAGCGGCTGTCGGACGCCCCTGTTGGCATCCGCGTCCACGACGTCATCATCGAGGGCAACACCAAAACCCGCGACGCGCTCATAGAGGCGGAAGTTGTGGAACTCATCCGCTCCGCCGCCACCGTGCAGGACCTGGTGCGCGCCGCCATCATCGCCAACGCGCGCCTCAGGGGCCTCGAAGTGTTCGATTCCGTCCATGTCACCCTGGATGCTGGCCCTCCCGAGCTTCCCGGCACCACTAACGTCCATATCGAAGTCGTGGAGGCGAATCCCATCGATGCAAGCGTCGGCTTCTTCTCCAAGCCGGAG GCAAAGTCATGGTCAGTTGAAGGTTCTCTCAGACTGGAGAACATATTTGGTTATGGTGACATCTGGAATGCTTCGGGAGCATATGGGTGGGACCAGTCATCAGAGATAGGTGTTGGGGTGTCCTTGCCCAGATTTAGATCAATACCAACTCCCTTGATGGCTCGGGCATCATTGTTGTCTCATGATTGGCTGGAATTCTCATCATACAAGGAGTGTCTGCTTGGCCTATCCTTTGGTTTGCTTTCGACCATGCACCATAACTTATCTTATAAGCTGACTTGGCGTACCTTAACTGATCCTTCACAAATGGCATCAAAATCCATAAGAAAGCAGTTAGGACATAACCTTCTTTCTGCAATGAAGTATACATATACAATTGATCAAAGGGATTCTCATCTTAGGCCAACCAAAGGATATGCATTTGTCTCGACATCACAAGTTGGTGGTCTATGGGGCAGCAAAGGATTGAGATTCTTCCGCCAG GAGTTTGATATTCGTGGAGCTGTTCCATTCGGCTTTTACAATGCTGCCCTAAATGCTGGCATATCAGCAGGGGTGGTTTTACCATTGGGAAGGGGGTTTTGGGGATCACCTTCATCTGTTCCTGATAGATTTTTCCTGGGAGGGCATTCTTCTCCAGTATGCAGCCTTGGTGGTTTAACTTCTCTATTGGGTTTCAAAACAAGAGCAATTGGCCCTACAGAAGTCCGGAGATTTGTTCCAAGTGAATCTGTTATGGATGATTCTGCAGACTCTCCAGGACAGGATTATTTGGGAGGTGATTTCGCGGTCTCTGCATTTGCTGATCTATCATTTGACTTGCCCTTAAAGTTATTCCGGGATGCTGGCATACATGGCCATGCATTCCTAACTGCTGGAAATCTCGCCAAGTTGTCTGAGAGTGAGTTCAGGAATTTCTCATTTTCTGAGTTTGGGCGCGCATTTAGGAGCTCAGCTGGTGTTGGTATCATCATACCCACTATGCTTTTCCGGGTGGAG GTAAACTACTGTTGTATTTTGAAGCAATTTGAGCACGATCTTGGGAAGACTGGGATCCAGTTCAGCTTCTCGTCGCCAATGTAG
- the LOC112891778 gene encoding uncharacterized protein LOC112891778, with protein sequence MIKRGNKLPIQVAEGKKRPDVPLQAAKLASETGVALRDKLPIYTSWKLYEKDGGPVEVQKVLDKVANRLDVDVKNDGPSKSACTDIIKKGVKQQRYHLKRKYFDETST encoded by the exons ATGATAAAGAGAGGAAACAAGCTGCCTATCCAAGTGGCTGAAGGGAAGAAAAGACCTGATGTCCCACTTCAAGCAGCGAAGCTGGCATCAGAAACTGGTGTAGCTCTTAGAGACAAGCTGCCTATCTACACATCTTGGAAGCTTTATGAAAAAGATGGGGGGCCAGTAGAAGTACAAAAAGTGCTTGATAAAGTGGCG AATAGGTTGGATGTGGATGTTAAGAATGATGGACCAAGCAAATCTGCATGCACTGATATCATTAAGAAGGGAGTAAAGCAGCAGAGGTATCACCTAAAAAGGAAGTACTTCGACGA AACCTCCACCTAA